The genomic stretch CTGCAATCACATAATCAATTTCGCGTTGGCGATTTTGCCAACCTTGAATTGTCTGCTGTAAAATTTGCCGTTTGGCGATAAATTCCTGCTCATCTATTTCTGGTTGATTCAGATGAGGAGAATTTTGTGGAATCATCGATACCGCTTCTGCAACTTCCGACATGACTAAAATCGCATCTTGGGCGTAACTGAATGCTATTCTAAAATCAGCAATTTTATCAGCTACACTTTCACCTAACCAAACGGCTAATCCAAATGCACCATAAGCAGGACGCACTAAACCAAGTTCATCAGTGCAATTGATAGCTTGACTAACATTTGTCAAAAAATCTTGAATTAAAACATTACCCTCTGTGTATGGCTGAAGATGTGGTAAAGAATTTTTAACTTCCGGCGCTTCCCAATTGATATTTGGGGCATTTTTGAGGAGATAATCTAAGCCTAACTGAATAGATTCAACCTGATTTATTTTATCTAAACTTTGCTGATAAGTTGCTTCTTGAATTTTACAGGTTGCTGCTAAAGCTTCCTTTTGCTGATTAAATTCATTTTGTTGCTGATTCAGGTGTGATTCTAACTGTAAATAATCGGTAAATCGTGGTAATTCAACCAACAAATTTCCCAAAAATTGGACATTTTCCAAACGTTTACCAAGACTATTTTCACAGTCAGTAGCCGTATTTTCCAACCATGTCCCAATCACTTTGTCTTCTAAAAATGGCTGTCCTTCTTCCCCGACTCTCTCAGCGCGTCCTTTGCGTACAGCCCGAATCACTGGGTTATGAACTAATCTACTAAGGGCATTATCCACAGCTAGATTAGCTTGAGAAGCAATGAGAGTTCGTCCACCCCGCAAGGCTATTTGATAGCAAATCTCCGCAATTACGGTAGTTTTACCAGTCCCCGGTGGTCCTTGAATTAGAATTAAATCCTCAGATGCTAATACCTTTTCCACTGCGGCTTTTTGTCCAGCATTAGCAGAAGATAACAACAAATCATCTGCGTGAAGTTCGACAATCTTTTTCATGCGCCTCGCCTGAGAAGCGTCGAATAAGAAATTACCCAAATAAGGATTTTGAGTTTGTCCGTGCTTTAATTGTTCTAAGGCTTCTTTCTTCCGCCGCACTTGTTGAATATCACCAGCAGCATCAAAAAACAAAAATCCCTTCACTGGCGGCTGATAACGTTGTGTGGCGATATATTCAGCCAATTCCCGTTCTAATTTAACTTTAATTAAACAATTTTTCGGATCAACTTTTTCAATTGAACCGAATTTAGGAATTTTATGAGTGAGTTTTCCTGTAGGAACAGTATCCGAAAGTTTGACTTCTTGGTTTTTTGAACGTTTTACCCGTTCCCAAAAACTAGCTACATTTAAATAATTTTGTTCAGAACCGTCGAGAGTAGCTGAATTTACATCTACTTCAAAAGTAATTTGTCTGGTATTATTCCCATAATCATTACCGACAAAAGCCACACAAAACTGACGTGCTTTCGCGATATTTTCCTCAACTTGTAAAAATGCTTTCCAAGCTTGCAATTGGTCTTCTGTGGGTATATGATCACCACAAATTGGCATCTTTTCTATCCGTGCCAATGCTGCTTTGGGAATGCCTAAACGATGTTGCTCATGAGGTAGCAGACGTAAGCGAAAAGGAACAGCATAACCATCAGCTTGTCCCCGTGAAATTTGTAATAACCGAGTAGATAAAACTTTTAAACCGCCTCGCCCATCTTCTTGAATGGCTGCGATTAAACCTAAAGTTTTCCCTTGCTTTTCCAGCTTTACAGGTAAGGGAAAATCATCTCTATCAGTTGCAATTGTTAACTGCCAAATTTCCTCATTTTGATGTTTACCCGCACCTTGACGACGCACATAAAATAGACAAACTTGATCACCCAGTAAATCTATTATCTCATCCTTCGCCACTGCTCCGACGCATTTATAGCTCCAGCTTTCTGAACTGCGATTGTTAGCAAAAGTGGGCATAGATAATCTTAAACTTCCTAATGTGGAGTGAGATAATAAACTTTAGTGTTTGGGGAATAAGTCAGGAACCACAGATGAACACAGATAAAAATGTATAGTATTTCCTCATAAAGCCGCGCCGAATTCTCCTCCTCCCTCTTCCTTTGCGCCTCTGCGCCTCTGCGTGAAACTAAATCCATATTTCACCCAACTTATAATCTATACTGATGATAAACCTGACTAGCCGCCCGATGCAGCAAAGAATGTCGCCAAACCAGAGACTTCATATCATCAGCGTACCCGCCACCAATAACACAAGCCACAGGATAGCCAGCACCTACACAGGTACTTAAAACCTGCATTTCCCGGAGAAAAATTCCCGTATCACTCAGGGCTAATTTTCCCAAGCGATCGCCTATATGAGGATCGACCCCGGCATCGTATAATACTAAATCTGGCTGGATATTCGCTAATAAATCTGGTAAATAATTCGCCAAAGTTTGCAAATAAGCATCATCTTCCATTCCCTCCGTCAGGGGAACATCCAAATCACTGGTTTGTTTAGTACCGGGAAAATTAACTTCACAGTGCATGGAAAAAGTAAATACACTCTCATCTCCTTGGAAAATGAAAGCTGTACCATCCCCTTGATGCACATCTAAATCCACAATCAGAATTTTCTCTACAAGTCCGAGTTTTTGTAAAACGCGACAAGCGATCGCTAAATCGTTGAAAATACAAAAACCAGAACCATAACTAGGAAAAGCATGATGAGTACCACCAGCCGTATTACAAGCTAACCCTTGAGTTAGTGCCATCTGAGCCGTCATTATTGTACCACCAACCGCTACACAGGTACGATTTACCAAGGCTGGACTCCAAGGCAACCCAATACGACGCTGTGCTTTGGGTTCTAGTGTTCCCTCGCAATAAGCTTGAACATATTCTGGAGTATGAACCAACTCGATTAACTCCGGGGGTGGGCGTTTGGGTGTGTGAAATTGTTCGGTTTGCGCTACACCATCAGTTAACAGCAATTCATAAAGTTGTCGGAACTTGGACATCGGGAAGCGATGCCCTGCCGGCAGTGGCGCAATATAATCTGGATGGTAAATAATTGGTAATTCCATAATATTTATTGTCAACCATATTCTCGTGCTAAATATACTGAGAAAGTATTGGGAATAGTAATAATACAAAAATAATCAGCAACTGGCTTGTGACTTCCATTCCCTTGGTGCATGATTCAGCACAATATTTTTCACAGTAAAAACTCTTCAGTATATAAAAAAATAAATCCTTCTTTCGGTTTTCACTTAGGAGTGCATTGTGAAATTACGGTAAAGATGAAAAAATAAATTTTGGCAGTGATATACTGAAAACGACAGTTATAGTCCAATAATCGGAATTAACCGGAAATGAAGACTTTGGGTAAATCTACTATTTCTACTTCAGCAATTGTATCAGCTGCAACCTTATCCCTATTGTTGGCAAATGCCATACCTGCTGTTGCTGCCAGTCTTACTTTAAACTCAGTTACGGGTAGTTGGGCGAATCCGATTGGTGGGACATCAATAAATGGTCTTGGTACTGATGAGATTCGCTGGGGTACGCCAGCTCTTTTTGGTAGTGAACAAAGTGGATTCAAGTTTGATAGTGCTGCACCACCATCTGTAATTATTGATACGGAAACCAACTTTTTGCTGGGTACATTCACTCACTTTAACTTTCCTGTGAGTAGTGGTACTGGTCCTAGTGCTGTAGATTTAGACGTTAGCCTCGACATAGGAAGCATACAAAACTTCAAATACACATTTAATATTGCCGAAACACTCAACGGACCCTTTGTAACCTGTCCGAGTTTTCAGATTAGTAATACACCCTGTGATGACAGGATAACTTTTGGTTCTGGCTTTACTGATCAGACATTCTTGATCGATGGAGAAGAATTTACTCTGCAACTAGCCGGCTTTAGTAGCACTGCTAACAGTTTGAATCCGATTTCTAGTTTGGTTACAGAAGAGAACAGAGCTAGTACTGCATTCTTGTTTGGTCGGATCACAACACCAGTCAATCCTGGACCTGGAACACCAGTCAGTACTCCTGAACCTGGAGCGCTTATTGGTTTCTCCCTGTTGGGACTTTATTGGTTCAATCGTCGTCCAAAGTATCAACAGTCTTAATTTCAAGGCAAGAGGTTCAGTTAACTTTCCAACTAGTTCCTTAACCATAAATATATATAACTATTTTTTTGGCGCTTGCAAGTAATCGCTGTTGTCAGCGCCATTTATGCTATCTTGACGGCAGAGACATTAAAATTTTTAACCAAAATCTATAATTCAAGATTAATGATGCAGCAATGGATTGTACCAATAGCATTTATTCTGGTCGGCTTGCTGGCTGGGGTAATTGGTGAAAAAGTTATCTTCAAAAAACTGAGGAAATTTGTTGTCGAAAAACAAATACCAGGTGGTGAAATCATATTTCAAGCCTTACACCGCATGACCTTTCTGTGGTTTTTGCTAGCAGGGTTTTTCGGTGCAATTGTTTATTCTTCTCTGAATATCAATGATGATCTTAAAAGTCTCCTGCAAAAAATAATTACCGTTTTATTTCTCTACACAGTGACGTTAGTCTTGGCTAGATTGACTGCTGGCTTTGTGAATTTATTCATCCAGAGAACCGAAGGAGTACCAGCATCATTAATTTCTAACCTAGCGAAGATTGCTGTTTTAATTTTAGGAACACTCATCCTCTTGCAAACTGTAGGTGTGGAAGTTACACCCATAGTCACAACTTTAGGTGTTGGTGGTTTAGCCGTGGGCTTGGCGCTTCAAGATACACTGGCAAATTTATTTTCTGGTTTTTATCTGATTATCTCTCAGCAAGTCAGAACTGGAGATTATGTCAAATTAGATGATGGATATGAAGGTTACGTTACAGATATCACTTGGCGAAATACAACTATTAAAGAACTTAAAAATAATATAATTATTGTACCTAATTCTCGGCTGGCATCGGCAATTTTTACTAACTATCATCTACCAGTCAAGGCAATTACTTTAACAATGGATGTGGGTGTCGGTTACGATAGTGATTTAGAAAAAGTCGAAAGGGTGACTGTAGAAGTAGCCAAAGATGTCATGCAAGAAGTTGCACCAGAATTAATGGAAATTGAACCTAATATTAGATTTCATACTTTTAATGATTGTAGTATAGATTTTAAATTATATATGCGGGTAAATGAATATTTTGACCAGCGCATTGCTAAACATTTATTTATTAAGAAATTGCATAAACGCTATCAACAAGAAGGCATCCAAATTCCCTTTCCGATCAGAGATGTTTATGTGCAGAACAATGGAGCCGAAAGTTCCAGTCTTGATTTAAATTAATCTCAATCCGCTACGCGATTTACACAAGGGCGGTTCTGATTTGGCGTACACCAATTGCGGGCAAGATGCCCGCACCACAAGAGTTTTATAATTTTGGTTTGTACGCCATTTACCTGCAATATGCTGTATTAATCACAACGACGGACTTATCTAAAAGCTTGACCAATAAGACTGCTTCTGTTGTCGAAAATTTGCTACTGATTCAACTAATCCTAAAGCAATGAAATTGGTCAACATGGCTGAACGTCCGTAACTCATCCAAGGTAGGGGAATTCCGGCTACAGGCGCTAAACCAACGGTCATCCCGACGTTAACAATTAGCTGAAACACAATCATTGATAAAACACCAATAGCTAACAATGAACCAAAGTTATCTTTGGCAGTTTGAGCTATCCGCAATAGGCGAAAGCAAATCAAGCAGAAGATAAACAATACTACTAAACAACCAACAAAACCAAATTCTTCACCCACTGCGGAGAAAATAAAGTCTGTATGTTGTTCGGGTACGAAATTTAATTGTGTCATTGGCCCTTTGAACAAACCCCATCCCCAAACTTCACCAGCACCAATAGCAATGCGAGATTGATGTTGGTGATACCCAACTCCGAGAATGTCGTATCCAGGTTTGAGAAATACAGTCAGGCGGTCTTTTTGATAATCTCTCAATAGATTGTTCCAGGCAAAGACTCCTAATTTACCACCTAAGATATTAATAGCTGATGCACCAATACCGTTGAGGAGAGATTTACGCCAGGGGAGAGTTAGCCAACCCAAAATGCCCATAGCGACTACCCAAACTAACCATAAAAGTCCGAAAGATAGTATTTTAAATAAAACTATCGGCTCTGACAAAGGCCAACTTATACTAAAAAGAATCGCAGAAATGATCGGCGAAATCATTAGTATCAGCCAGCCTGGATTAGCATTTGCCCAATACAGCATTCCTAAGACGATCGCACCAAATACCAAGGATGTTGCTAAATCTGGCTGCAAAAAGATTAATGCCCAAGGAATAGCCGTGATTCCTAAAGCGCGGAAGACATTGTTTATACTAGCTGCTGTGCGCTTGTGTAAAACAGCCGCTAAGGTGATAATCATCCCGATTTTGGCAAATTCCGAAGGCTGCACGTTGAAGTCACCAATGGTAATCCATCGTTGCGCCCCTTTAGCAGTAGTGCCAATAATCATCACGCCAATCAGGCTGATGTTCGTTAGGGCGTATGTTACCCAATGCCACTTAATCAGATTTTCATACCGGGTACGAGCTAAAAACAAAGCTATTAAAACACCGATTCCAGCCACCAGCCAGTGCGCCCACCAGTCAGCTACTGCTTGTGTTAGTTCCGTACTCATGATCATCAGTCCACCAAACATACTGACACCAATAGTTAGGCAAAATAGTAGCCAATCTATTTGTTGCCAGGGCTTAACCCAAGACTTCCAGCGACTTTTGGGGCGCGAACGTTTTAACAACATTGTGTGATTTTAGACTGTAAAGTTATTGATGAATATTTATTTGTATTCCCAGGCTGTAGCCCAGGAATCAGGCAAAACTAGAAATTGATTATGTCAGAGCCGCAACTGATATTTTACCTGCAATATTCAGTGCGATCGCTTTTAATGCTTTTGCCGAAGCAGAATCAGGATCAGCAACGACTATTGGCACACCATTATCACCGCCAATTCTGGTAGAAATCTCCAGGGGGATACATCCCAGTAAAGGCACTCCCAACTCAGCTGCTGTCTTGGAACCACCACCAGAACCGAAGATGTCATACTGCTTATCTGGCATATCTGGCGGAATAAAGTAACTCATATTTTCGACTATTCCCAAAACAGGGACGTTCATTTGCTGGAACATCCGCAAACCTTTACGTGAATCTAACAAGGCGACATTTTGCGGTGTCGTAACAATTACTGCCCCTGACATTGGTACTGATTGAGTTAAAGTTAACTGAGCATCACCAGTTCCCGGCGGCATATCTACGATTAAATAATCCAGTTCTCCCCATTCCACTTGATAGAGAAACTGACGAATGACACCATTCAGCATGGGACCCCGCCAAACCACTGGCTGATCTCGGTCAATCAAAAAGCCCATTGAAACTAATTTGACACCGTGATTAAAAGCAGGTTCGAGAATGTCACCTTTGTCTGTGGAACGCACCACAATTTCCGCATCAGCCAACCCCAGCATAGTCGGGTCGTTGGGGCCGTAAATATCGGCATCGAGTAATCCCACCTTCGCCCCTGTTTGCGCTAAGGCCACAGCGACATTCACCGCTACTGTGCTTTTACCAACACCGCCTTTACCACTGGAAACAGCCAGAATATTTTTCACCCCAATAATTCCAGTCCGATCTGGCAAACTTTTTTGTTGGGGTGTTTCTGCGGTTACATCTACGTTGATTTCTGTAACGCCAGGTAATTTTTTAACCGCTTTTTTACAATCTTCAACAATAAATTCGCGTAAGGGACAGGCGGGTGTCGTCAACACCAAAGTGAAGCTAACCTTACCAGCGTCAATTTTGACATTGCGAATCATATTCAGTTCCACCAAACTCTTGCGGAGTTCTGGGTCTTCTACTGGTCGCAAAACTTCTAAGACAGAGCGGGAATCGAGAACATCGTACATACTGTTTTCACTGTTACTGCCGTAACAAAATTTAAGAAAATTTTATTATCATCTCCTCAAATCTTAACTTTCTTTGGAACGTCATTAGTCATTGGTCATTGGTCATTGGGAAGTTACCGTCTTCTCCCCCCTGCTCCCTGCTCCCTGCTCCCCTGCCTCTTCCCTCCCCTACTCCCCATTTCCTAAAAAAGTGAATTTTTATTTCCTGACACGGTTTGCAATGCCTTGTTTTCTACGGACTCCACTAGGGAACGTGCCACACGATCTGCATAAGGGCGGGATAATGACCAAATCAGGGGCGATAACCAACCCCGGAAGGTTACCGAATAAGACAAACAAGTTCCACAAACTGTTGACTCGACTCGGTAAGTCACCCGTTCTTCGATTCCTGGAATGGCCATGACTCGGATACTTAACATTTCGTTAGGTTTAACACGCTCTACGAAAATCCGGATGGGAATGGGCGAAAAGCGGGTGACGGCTTGGTAAATTAATCCGGGTTTGGGTACTAATCCGTAGGGAACGTTGGTACTTTTGAGCAATGGATGCCAGGACACGTCGGTTAAGTCAACTATCTTTAGCCATATTTCATCTACAGAAACAGAACTAATTTCTCGATAGGTCTTTACCAGAGAAGCGCAAAACCAGCGATGTTTGCGGTGGATGAATTTGGATAACCAACTTCGCATTTGCCTAAATCCTCCTCGCTATGCACTTGCTGATAACTCTGGTATGGTGAGTAACCCTGGATGACAGTACCTGATCAAGGTCTCAAAGTGGAGACCAGTTGTAGACTAATTAACCAGAGTCTGGTATTGATACCAGAATGTTTACATCAAGAAGTACAAATAAAACTCAGTCAATATACAAGCCTATACGCATTTGAGGGAAAATAACTCTAGTCACGCCCATTAATGGCGTAAATGCTCACAAGTAAAAAAAAAGTAGATTAGGCAAATTCGTCCTGATTATTGGCTCGTATTGCCCACAAATGTTTAAATGAACTAATTTGTGGTTTTTTGGAAATTGTAATTTAGGTTCGGGAATCTATGTTGACTAACTCGCAAACGCCAACTGTAGAAGCAGCATCATCTCAGTTTTTACCACCGACTGAGGCTAAGACTAGGGTTCGTCAGTTTATGCAACGGTTGCAAGACGAAATTTCGCAAAACTTGACGGAGCTAGATGGTGTCGGTAAGTTTAAGGAAGATGGTTGGGAACGCCCTGAAGGTGGTGGTGGGCGATCGCGCATCTTACGTGATGGAGCCATCTTTGAACAAGCAGGTGTAGGTTTTTCGGAAGTTTGGGGCGATCGTCTACCGCCTTCAATTTTAGCCCAACGACCTGATGCCGAAGGACACAGCTTTTATGTGACTGGCACTTCAATGGTTTTACACCCACGCAATCCTTATGTGCCGACAGTCC from Nodularia sp. LEGE 06071 encodes the following:
- a CDS encoding histone deacetylase is translated as MELPIIYHPDYIAPLPAGHRFPMSKFRQLYELLLTDGVAQTEQFHTPKRPPPELIELVHTPEYVQAYCEGTLEPKAQRRIGLPWSPALVNRTCVAVGGTIMTAQMALTQGLACNTAGGTHHAFPSYGSGFCIFNDLAIACRVLQKLGLVEKILIVDLDVHQGDGTAFIFQGDESVFTFSMHCEVNFPGTKQTSDLDVPLTEGMEDDAYLQTLANYLPDLLANIQPDLVLYDAGVDPHIGDRLGKLALSDTGIFLREMQVLSTCVGAGYPVACVIGGGYADDMKSLVWRHSLLHRAASQVYHQYRL
- a CDS encoding THxN family PEP-CTERM protein, whose product is MKTLGKSTISTSAIVSAATLSLLLANAIPAVAASLTLNSVTGSWANPIGGTSINGLGTDEIRWGTPALFGSEQSGFKFDSAAPPSVIIDTETNFLLGTFTHFNFPVSSGTGPSAVDLDVSLDIGSIQNFKYTFNIAETLNGPFVTCPSFQISNTPCDDRITFGSGFTDQTFLIDGEEFTLQLAGFSSTANSLNPISSLVTEENRASTAFLFGRITTPVNPGPGTPVSTPEPGALIGFSLLGLYWFNRRPKYQQS
- a CDS encoding mechanosensitive ion channel family protein, with protein sequence MQQWIVPIAFILVGLLAGVIGEKVIFKKLRKFVVEKQIPGGEIIFQALHRMTFLWFLLAGFFGAIVYSSLNINDDLKSLLQKIITVLFLYTVTLVLARLTAGFVNLFIQRTEGVPASLISNLAKIAVLILGTLILLQTVGVEVTPIVTTLGVGGLAVGLALQDTLANLFSGFYLIISQQVRTGDYVKLDDGYEGYVTDITWRNTTIKELKNNIIIVPNSRLASAIFTNYHLPVKAITLTMDVGVGYDSDLEKVERVTVEVAKDVMQEVAPELMEIEPNIRFHTFNDCSIDFKLYMRVNEYFDQRIAKHLFIKKLHKRYQQEGIQIPFPIRDVYVQNNGAESSSLDLN
- the rodA gene encoding rod shape-determining protein RodA produces the protein MLLKRSRPKSRWKSWVKPWQQIDWLLFCLTIGVSMFGGLMIMSTELTQAVADWWAHWLVAGIGVLIALFLARTRYENLIKWHWVTYALTNISLIGVMIIGTTAKGAQRWITIGDFNVQPSEFAKIGMIITLAAVLHKRTAASINNVFRALGITAIPWALIFLQPDLATSLVFGAIVLGMLYWANANPGWLILMISPIISAILFSISWPLSEPIVLFKILSFGLLWLVWVVAMGILGWLTLPWRKSLLNGIGASAINILGGKLGVFAWNNLLRDYQKDRLTVFLKPGYDILGVGYHQHQSRIAIGAGEVWGWGLFKGPMTQLNFVPEQHTDFIFSAVGEEFGFVGCLVVLFIFCLICFRLLRIAQTAKDNFGSLLAIGVLSMIVFQLIVNVGMTVGLAPVAGIPLPWMSYGRSAMLTNFIALGLVESVANFRQQKQSYWSSF
- a CDS encoding Mrp/NBP35 family ATP-binding protein translates to MYDVLDSRSVLEVLRPVEDPELRKSLVELNMIRNVKIDAGKVSFTLVLTTPACPLREFIVEDCKKAVKKLPGVTEINVDVTAETPQQKSLPDRTGIIGVKNILAVSSGKGGVGKSTVAVNVAVALAQTGAKVGLLDADIYGPNDPTMLGLADAEIVVRSTDKGDILEPAFNHGVKLVSMGFLIDRDQPVVWRGPMLNGVIRQFLYQVEWGELDYLIVDMPPGTGDAQLTLTQSVPMSGAVIVTTPQNVALLDSRKGLRMFQQMNVPVLGIVENMSYFIPPDMPDKQYDIFGSGGGSKTAAELGVPLLGCIPLEISTRIGGDNGVPIVVADPDSASAKALKAIALNIAGKISVAALT
- a CDS encoding SRPBCC family protein is translated as MRSWLSKFIHRKHRWFCASLVKTYREISSVSVDEIWLKIVDLTDVSWHPLLKSTNVPYGLVPKPGLIYQAVTRFSPIPIRIFVERVKPNEMLSIRVMAIPGIEERVTYRVESTVCGTCLSYSVTFRGWLSPLIWSLSRPYADRVARSLVESVENKALQTVSGNKNSLF